The genomic region tgacctcagatcagcagcttggttctctttacttctctggttacactgacctcagatcagcagcttggtccGGGTCTTCTCCgggtattttttaaatttatttaacctttatttagcgaaacagattaagaacaaattcttattttcaactgtagCCTGACGAGAGGCGAAAACCTCCAACGTCCAACCGGGTCTCCTACCGGTTGGACGTACCCAGAAAACCTCCAGTGGGAGGAGCCCACGAGGcggaaccacctcagctgacccAGAGTTCATGACCATCGGTGAGGGAACGtggaccgaccagtaaatggagatctttgccttccggctcagctcctgACTTTACCCTCactgaacaagaccccgagatacttgaactccttcactTGGGGTGTGGGCACTCTGGCCCCACCTGGAGGCATCAATCCACCGGTTTCCttcagagcaccatggcctcagatttggaggtgttgaATCTCATCCCCGCCGCTTCACACACGGCTGTAACccccccagtgaatgctggaggtcacggtccgaggccagcaggaccacatcatccgcaaccAGCAGAGATGCGATCCTGAGACCCCCGAACCGGACCTTCTCCCCCCccggctgcgcctagatatcctgtccatgacaGGACCGGTGATAGAGGGCGGCCTTAGCGGAGGCCGACAcacaccgggaacgtgtctgacccCCCCAGTTCTCTTTTTACAGcgctataaaaataaaatgtattatttcatcactgagtgttttctgttttcctgCAGACGTCCAGAAGGTGGTTCAAGAAGAGGTTCCCCCCGAGCAGCAGGAATGGAGTTCCAGTCTGGACCatgaggacccagagcccccacacattaaagaggaccaggaggacctagagcccccacacattaaaggggaccaggaggacccagagcccccacacattaaagaggaccaagaggacccagagcccccacacattaaagaggaccaggaggacctagagcccccacacattaaaggggaccaggaggacccagagcccccacacattaaaggggaccaggaggacccagagcccccacacattaaaggggACCAGGAAGACCctgagcccccacacattaaagaggaccaggaggacccagagcccccacagattaaggaggaacaggaggacctctggaccagtcaggagggagagcagcttcaaggtctggaggaggctggtatcaagttctcattcactcctctgaagagtgaagatgatgaagaggaagctcagtcctctcatcttcatcaaagacaaactgaacagatggaaacagaagctgatggagaggactgtggaggaccagaaccagatcCTGATGACAAGTCTGGAGACTCCTCTGAAACTGAGACTGATGATTGGAAGCAGACCAGAGAACCTCAGTCAGGTTTAAACTCTCTGAATAATGAGGAGGTTTCGGTCAGTGGTTCCAGATCTAGTGCTGGTGTGAAACCATTTAGCTGCTCTGTGTGGGAAAAGATTTGGCTGCAGGTCATTTTTGAAACGACACATGAgaactcacacaggagagaaaccattcagctgcTCAATCTGTCAGAAAGCTTTTGCTCAGAGTGGAGATTTACAGAAACATGTGAGAATCCACacgggagagaaaccattcGGCTGCTCAGTTTGTGGTAAAGCTTTCAGTGATGGGGGAAATCTGAAGGGACACATGAGAACTCATACAGGAGAGAAACGTTTCAGCTGCTCAGTTTGTAACAAATTGTTTACACGCAGTGACAGTTtacaaaaacatctgaaaatccacacaggagagaaaccattaaGCTGCTCTGAGTGTGGGAAACGATTTGGGTTAAATGGAACTCTGACAAGACACATGAAAATCCACAtcggagagaaaccatttagttgctCATTTTGTGATAAAAGATGTTTGCGCAAGGAAGATATGAAAAGACACATGATAACACATACAGGGGAGAAACCCTTCAACTGCTCAGTATGCGGAAAAGGATTCATACAAAAGGTACAGCTGACCCACCACATGAGTAATCACACGGGAGAGAAacccttcagctgctcagtgTGCGGTAGAGCTTTTAGTGAAGGTGGAAATCTGAAGAAACATATGAGAATTCACACAGGGGAGAAACCATTGAGTTGCAGCGGTTGTGACCAGAGTTTTACTTTATCAGCTCAGAAACCATAAATCTGTTGCACATCCGTCCTCACAGCTTCATCATAGACaaactgaggaggaggacagagagacagaaccTCCAGCCACAAACTGAAGAGATGGAAAC from Cyclopterus lumpus isolate fCycLum1 chromosome 11, fCycLum1.pri, whole genome shotgun sequence harbors:
- the LOC117739341 gene encoding gastrula zinc finger protein XlCGF57.1-like, with the protein product MRTHTGEKPFSCSICQKAFAQSGDLQKHVRIHTGEKPFGCSVCGKAFSDGGNLKGHMRTHTGEKRFSCSVCNKLFTRSDSLQKHLKIHTGEKPLSCSECGKRFGLNGTLTRHMKIHIGEKPFSCSFCDKRCLRKEDMKRHMITHTGEKPFNCSVCGKGFIQKVQLTHHMSNHTGEKPFSCSVCGRAFSEGGNLKKHMRIHTGEKPLSCSGCDQSFTLSAQKP